In a genomic window of uncultured Flavobacterium sp.:
- a CDS encoding DMT family transporter: MKKSYLLLHFAVILAGFTGIFGKLISLNEALLTWYRVLFSAVILFLILKLFKITNRTTLKGKFDIAKIGLLITIHWVFFYASIKYSNISIGVICYCLTSFFTAIFKPLIEKSKFKITELLLSALTLFGISLIFHFDSSYQLAIALGVVSSAFAALYTIYNERLVKVHNSMIINYYQMIGGTIGLGILLPVYLCFFPVESFIPDLKDTFYLLLLSLFCTVGLYVSFAEVLKKIPAFTVNLSFNLEPIYAIILAFMFFDESKEVNSSFYIGLLFVMISVVLQSIISLRKSK, from the coding sequence ATGAAAAAATCATATTTATTATTACACTTTGCTGTAATACTAGCCGGCTTTACCGGTATTTTTGGAAAACTCATTTCCCTCAATGAAGCTTTATTAACTTGGTACAGAGTATTATTTTCGGCCGTTATTCTATTTTTAATTCTAAAACTTTTCAAAATAACTAATCGAACTACATTAAAAGGAAAGTTTGATATTGCAAAAATAGGTTTACTAATCACGATACATTGGGTTTTCTTTTATGCAAGTATTAAATATTCTAATATTTCTATAGGCGTTATTTGTTATTGTTTGACAAGTTTTTTTACTGCGATTTTTAAACCTTTGATTGAAAAGTCGAAGTTTAAAATCACCGAATTATTATTAAGTGCGTTGACATTGTTTGGTATCAGTCTGATTTTTCATTTTGATAGTTCTTATCAGTTGGCGATAGCGTTGGGTGTTGTTTCATCGGCTTTTGCAGCACTTTATACAATTTATAATGAAAGATTAGTGAAAGTTCACAATTCCATGATTATCAATTATTATCAAATGATTGGCGGAACAATTGGTTTAGGTATTTTACTTCCGGTTTACCTTTGTTTTTTTCCTGTAGAAAGTTTTATTCCAGATTTAAAAGATACCTTTTATCTGCTTTTGTTATCACTTTTCTGTACAGTTGGCTTGTATGTTTCTTTTGCCGAAGTATTAAAAAAGATTCCTGCTTTTACTGTTAATCTAAGTTTCAATCTTGAACCCATTTATGCCATTATTTTAGCATTTATGTTTTTTGATGAAAGCAAGGAAGTAAATAGTTCATTTTATATCGGATTGCTTTTTGTTATGATTTCGGTTGTTCTGCAATCGATAATTTCTTTAAGGAAAAGCAAATAG
- a CDS encoding XRE family transcriptional regulator has product MEQKIHQGRNVKRFREMLGIKQEGLAFDLGNDWNQKKISMLEQKDVIEDNLLKQISGALRIPVEAFQNFDEEQAINIISNTFNDHSNGYNYYPNFNINPVDKWIEALEEIKRLNLELLKSKEEHIKALEKLLKDK; this is encoded by the coding sequence ATGGAACAAAAAATACATCAAGGAAGAAACGTAAAACGTTTTAGAGAAATGCTTGGCATCAAACAAGAAGGATTGGCTTTTGATTTGGGAAATGACTGGAATCAAAAGAAAATTTCTATGCTCGAGCAGAAAGATGTTATTGAAGATAATCTGTTGAAACAAATTTCGGGCGCGTTGAGAATTCCTGTTGAAGCGTTTCAGAACTTTGACGAAGAACAAGCAATAAATATCATTTCTAATACTTTTAATGATCATTCTAATGGATATAATTATTATCCAAATTTCAATATAAATCCAGTAGATAAATGGATCGAAGCTTTAGAAGAAATTAAAAGATTAAATCTTGAACTTTTAAAATCTAAAGAGGAGCATATTAAAGCTTTAGAGAAATTATTAAAAGATAAATAA
- a CDS encoding sensor histidine kinase, whose amino-acid sequence MDFKKKEWSLNGLRGVDKIKALLELSDMYETYYYMPKGLEKAFYHVNQALNLSQSLHSDIYIGKCYLQLSMLYQLSNNNAMIERYARNAIAMLSKTNQKDDLAEAWVMVWSAKMRIDAPMAEKFIPIRNAAALFKLSGNNKRCSDCYREIGELYYRYKDFPKAMTSLQKAVVLYKAANLEDDDFVSSVSLRLNVLYDTEKKNKDIIILKNKALLQQNELKTATFLRNSMITFMILLIIILGLLYKSYKFKKKTNRILEVQQEEINQKNTTLQSMLIEKEWLVREIHHRTKNNLHMVVGLLNSQSAYLDNEKALSAIRNSQHRIHSISLIHQKLYGTESIATINMPNYIKELVAYLKESFLLGQRIRFEVKVDPIELHVSQAVPLGLIINEAVTNSIKYAFPDDITGFIYVSLEASNDKYLLTISDNGIGIDIDFNKVKPGSFGMSLIKGLTDDLEGKFSLENNNGTILRIEFIPELPNAKDINSEIS is encoded by the coding sequence GTGGATTTCAAAAAAAAAGAATGGTCTTTAAATGGATTACGAGGCGTCGATAAAATCAAGGCTCTACTAGAATTAAGTGACATGTATGAAACTTATTATTATATGCCAAAAGGATTAGAAAAGGCATTTTACCATGTTAATCAAGCACTTAATCTAAGCCAATCATTACATTCTGATATATATATTGGCAAATGTTATTTGCAACTTTCAATGCTTTATCAGTTAAGTAATAACAATGCAATGATAGAAAGATATGCAAGAAATGCAATTGCTATGTTATCCAAAACAAATCAGAAAGATGATCTGGCAGAAGCATGGGTAATGGTTTGGTCTGCCAAAATGCGTATTGATGCACCAATGGCAGAAAAGTTTATTCCGATTCGTAATGCTGCAGCCTTATTCAAACTGTCCGGAAACAATAAAAGATGTAGCGATTGTTATAGAGAGATTGGCGAATTATATTATCGTTACAAAGACTTTCCAAAAGCTATGACTTCATTACAAAAAGCTGTTGTTTTATACAAGGCAGCAAATCTTGAAGACGACGATTTTGTTTCTAGCGTTAGCTTAAGATTGAATGTACTGTATGATACAGAAAAGAAAAACAAGGACATTATCATTCTTAAGAATAAGGCTCTACTTCAGCAAAACGAACTTAAAACGGCTACTTTTCTACGAAATTCCATGATCACTTTTATGATACTTTTGATCATAATTCTTGGTTTACTTTACAAGAGTTATAAGTTCAAGAAGAAAACAAACAGGATTTTGGAAGTACAACAAGAAGAAATCAACCAAAAAAACACAACACTTCAAAGTATGTTGATCGAAAAAGAATGGCTTGTGCGTGAAATTCACCATAGAACAAAAAATAATCTTCATATGGTGGTAGGACTTCTAAATTCGCAGTCTGCCTACCTGGATAATGAAAAAGCACTTTCAGCGATTAGAAACAGCCAGCATAGAATACATTCAATATCTTTAATTCATCAAAAACTTTATGGCACAGAAAGTATTGCGACTATAAATATGCCCAATTACATAAAAGAGCTGGTTGCTTATTTAAAAGAATCTTTTTTACTCGGACAGCGAATACGTTTTGAAGTAAAAGTCGATCCTATAGAACTACATGTATCTCAGGCTGTACCTCTGGGACTTATTATAAATGAAGCTGTTACAAACTCAATTAAATATGCATTTCCAGATGATATCACAGGCTTTATTTATGTTTCTTTAGAAGCATCAAATGATAAATATTTACTCACTATTTCAGATAACGGAATTGGTATTGATATTGATTTTAATAAGGTTAAGCCAGGCTCATTTGGAATGAGTTTAATAAAAGGGCTTACTGATGATTTGGAAGGAAAATTTTCTTTGGAGAATAATAATGGAACCATTTTAAGAATAGAATTTATTCCTGAGCTTCCTAATGCAAAGGATATAAATTCTGAAATATCATAA
- a CDS encoding GNAT family N-acetyltransferase, whose translation MQTFPILITDRFTLRKLSKNDSAEILQLRSNKEINKFLGRKPSKTLEDALNFINNIIENENDELFYWAITKTGKDKLIGTICLFDFAEDSKKCEIGYELLIEYHDQGVMIEAARKVIDYASKTHGIKIIDAQTHKDNQSSTKLLQKLNFEIMEDIVENNPNLILFRLTI comes from the coding sequence TTGCAAACCTTCCCCATTTTAATCACTGATAGATTTACGCTTCGGAAACTTTCAAAAAATGATTCCGCGGAAATATTACAATTACGTTCTAACAAAGAAATAAATAAATTCCTTGGCAGAAAACCCAGCAAAACACTAGAAGATGCCTTAAATTTCATTAACAATATAATTGAAAATGAAAATGATGAACTTTTTTATTGGGCAATTACAAAGACTGGCAAGGATAAACTAATTGGTACAATTTGTCTCTTTGACTTTGCAGAAGATTCAAAGAAATGTGAAATTGGATATGAACTTCTTATCGAATATCATGACCAAGGAGTTATGATTGAAGCAGCGAGAAAAGTCATCGATTATGCCAGTAAAACACATGGAATAAAGATAATAGATGCACAAACGCATAAAGACAATCAAAGTTCAACTAAACTTCTTCAGAAATTAAATTTTGAAATAATGGAGGATATAGTCGAAAACAATCCAAATCTTATTTTATTTAGGTTGACGATTTAG
- a CDS encoding DUF4240 domain-containing protein has product MKKYKFILFLILTIVSCGQSKKNNSEKISKSEMKGFVKSNKMDKAEFWKIIEYSIARSNDDKLEQEKIIIGKLSTYTPEQIIEFEIILRQLIIQADDFKIEAAQKIIVDYVSDDSYLYFRCWLIGKGQKIYTETLKNPDFLSENISQDEESFFEGLMYVATNAYKIKTSKKEEDESFPRIVAIKKGLDYDFGAPPTKGVDWKEEDLPTTYPKLWNLYN; this is encoded by the coding sequence ATGAAAAAATATAAATTTATACTGTTTTTAATATTGACAATTGTGTCATGTGGACAATCAAAAAAAAATAATTCCGAAAAAATATCTAAATCTGAAATGAAAGGATTTGTAAAAAGCAACAAAATGGATAAGGCTGAATTTTGGAAAATAATAGAATATTCAATTGCAAGATCTAATGACGATAAATTAGAACAAGAAAAAATTATTATTGGAAAATTATCAACGTACACCCCTGAACAAATTATTGAATTTGAAATAATTTTAAGACAATTAATTATTCAAGCAGATGATTTTAAAATTGAGGCAGCACAAAAAATTATTGTGGATTATGTATCTGATGATAGCTATCTCTATTTTCGTTGTTGGTTAATTGGAAAAGGACAAAAAATTTATACGGAAACTCTGAAAAACCCCGATTTTTTATCAGAAAATATCAGTCAAGATGAGGAATCATTTTTTGAAGGATTAATGTATGTTGCAACAAATGCATATAAAATAAAAACAAGTAAAAAAGAAGAAGATGAAAGCTTCCCTAGGATTGTTGCAATCAAAAAAGGCTTAGATTATGATTTTGGAGCACCGCCAACAAAAGGAGTTGATTGGAAAGAAGAAGATTTACCCACAACCTATCCAAAATTATGGAATTTATACAACTAA
- a CDS encoding ABC transporter transmembrane domain-containing protein yields MARFQENDLPKAKLDSNSLQKAFRIFKYGKGHKWKFFLGLIFLLLTSATALAFPKLMGMLVDCVTNKNLNRANEIAVGLMVILTLQAVFSFFRISLFVNFTENSLSNIRFALYENLVKLPMSFYSQKRVGELNSRISADISQLQDTFTTTIAEFLRQLILIIGGFVILGSISPKLTLMMLAIVPIVAVAAVIFGRFIRKYGKKTQDKVAESQVIVEETLQGISNVKAFANEWYEIQRYKNKIKEIVKIAIKGGQYRGYFASFIILCLFGCVVAVVWYGITLTIKGEVEGVGDLISFVLYTTFIGASFGGIAEMYAQIQKAVGATERVFELLEETPEAINANPKTSPIEKIKGIVSFKNVAFSYPSRKEVQVLKDVNFSAEFGQKIAIVGPSGAGKSTISSLLLRFYDITSGEILVDGKNIYDYDLENLRGNMSIVPQDVILFGGTIKENIAYGKPDATNEEIMLAAKQANALNFVEGFPEKFETLVGERGVKLSGGQRQRIAIARALLKNPSILILDEATSSLDSESEKLVQEALEVLMEGRTSIIIAHRLSTIRNADKILVLDNGIITEEGTHQELINLENGIYKNLSNLQFSNS; encoded by the coding sequence ATGGCAAGATTTCAAGAAAATGATTTACCTAAGGCTAAATTAGACTCTAATTCACTTCAAAAAGCTTTCAGAATTTTTAAATACGGCAAAGGTCATAAATGGAAATTTTTCCTGGGTTTGATCTTCTTATTATTAACGAGCGCCACTGCCCTCGCCTTTCCTAAATTAATGGGAATGTTGGTTGATTGTGTTACCAACAAAAATCTTAACAGAGCAAACGAAATCGCTGTTGGATTAATGGTGATTCTTACGCTTCAAGCGGTTTTCTCTTTTTTCAGAATTTCTCTTTTTGTAAATTTTACTGAGAATTCGTTATCTAATATTCGTTTTGCATTATATGAAAATCTGGTAAAACTACCAATGTCTTTTTACTCTCAAAAACGTGTTGGAGAATTAAATAGTAGAATCAGCGCTGATATTTCGCAATTGCAAGACACTTTTACGACTACAATTGCAGAGTTTTTACGTCAATTAATCCTGATTATTGGAGGATTTGTTATTCTGGGAAGTATTAGTCCAAAATTGACTTTAATGATGTTGGCAATTGTTCCAATAGTTGCTGTTGCTGCTGTTATTTTTGGAAGATTTATTCGTAAATACGGAAAGAAAACACAAGATAAAGTAGCCGAAAGTCAAGTTATTGTTGAAGAAACACTTCAGGGAATTAGTAACGTAAAAGCTTTCGCTAATGAATGGTACGAAATTCAGCGTTATAAAAACAAAATAAAAGAAATTGTAAAAATCGCGATCAAAGGTGGTCAATACCGTGGTTATTTTGCTTCGTTTATCATTTTATGTCTTTTTGGTTGTGTTGTTGCAGTAGTTTGGTACGGAATTACATTGACTATAAAAGGTGAAGTTGAAGGCGTTGGAGATTTAATTTCATTCGTACTTTATACAACATTTATTGGAGCATCTTTTGGTGGAATTGCCGAGATGTACGCTCAAATTCAGAAAGCAGTTGGAGCAACAGAACGTGTTTTTGAATTATTAGAAGAAACACCGGAAGCAATCAATGCAAATCCAAAAACATCTCCTATTGAGAAAATAAAAGGTATTGTTTCTTTCAAGAATGTAGCATTTAGTTATCCTTCAAGAAAAGAAGTTCAGGTTTTGAAAGACGTAAATTTCTCTGCAGAATTTGGACAAAAGATTGCGATTGTTGGCCCAAGTGGAGCCGGAAAATCTACAATTTCTTCGCTTTTATTACGCTTTTACGATATCACTTCAGGAGAAATTCTTGTTGATGGAAAAAATATCTACGATTATGATTTAGAAAATCTTCGTGGAAACATGAGTATTGTGCCTCAGGATGTTATTTTATTTGGAGGAACGATCAAAGAAAATATTGCATACGGAAAACCTGATGCAACAAATGAAGAAATTATGCTGGCTGCGAAACAAGCAAATGCTTTGAACTTTGTAGAAGGATTTCCGGAGAAATTTGAGACTTTGGTTGGAGAACGTGGCGTAAAATTATCTGGAGGACAACGTCAGCGTATTGCGATTGCAAGAGCATTGCTTAAAAATCCAAGTATTTTGATTCTGGATGAAGCAACTTCTTCATTAGACAGTGAAAGCGAGAAACTGGTTCAGGAAGCTTTAGAAGTATTAATGGAAGGAAGAACAAGTATCATTATTGCACACCGTCTTTCGACTATTAGAAACGCTGATAAAATTTTAGTTCTCGATAACGGAATAATAACTGAAGAAGGAACACATCAGGAATTAATAAATCTTGAAAACGGGATTTATAAAAACTTAAGCAATTTACAGTTTAGTAATTCTTAA